A region from the Bacteroidales bacterium genome encodes:
- a CDS encoding T9SS type A sorting domain-containing protein, whose product MKNLFVLNMLICFVFFQNILPLTSQNNVKEYGDIFWEEDFDSLEWSTYDTIGEMPEGWELYDGNGLDYFWRWSLEGPRGRYTSPDASPAGGDASFVPHPGRMNYGGTAANGFMMLESDYFNTGEDGLILSNLTYMDSYFQLPVIDLSDAPGVILSFNQFCRVCCMGSSTISIFVCVDYNPEHPEEMHWAEFDSHEFFSPPICCYTFEEDRHREINISDIAAGQSEVVIRWHKKDFSHYFWIVDDIKLFEPAANDIVLDFSWFDYMYEPEGNDPKKDWNGGYTMIPAGQEGEFVSFRAAVANFGLADQTNVVLNAKIYKDDVLIETITSSPKNINVEQKDTLIINASWTPQGLGHYQVSTTVTMDIADQIPSNNEYEYEFQITNTTFSRSYDLNEYGSTSSTNDWVGGGAEGDALAILYDVPNDAEVTSISLHIASNKQNTEYIQAGDFGMVARLYTFDETTGEPTTSPIISSAYYTLQIDDTSSWVILDFLEDGVNQHINAGRYLATVEFYKGDGHPDDRFRVSEDISIPQPDYNMWIIQADGWGWVTGNACIRLNVVPPGTVIYNVTFNVDMNYVTNFTPGTDVIYITGSMVDWAEPGSNDDYIMFDTDEDGIYTITLTMESGVYEYKYFMNAGWNGGEWQGDPNRQFTVSADMILNDIGSWNKIDELNISNLSMYPNPVNDVLNISNIFNVDRIVVSNILGQKVKTFNNVSADIEINTSELEKGVYIITFIDKYNNTSAKRFIKE is encoded by the coding sequence ATGAAAAATTTATTTGTTTTAAACATGCTTATTTGTTTTGTGTTCTTTCAAAACATTTTACCGCTTACTTCACAAAATAATGTAAAAGAATACGGAGATATTTTCTGGGAAGAAGATTTTGACTCATTAGAATGGAGTACTTATGATACAATAGGCGAAATGCCGGAAGGCTGGGAGTTGTATGACGGAAACGGACTTGATTATTTCTGGCGTTGGTCATTAGAAGGACCAAGAGGAAGATACACTTCGCCTGATGCTTCACCTGCTGGTGGTGATGCAAGTTTTGTCCCACACCCTGGCAGAATGAATTATGGCGGTACAGCCGCAAACGGATTTATGATGTTAGAATCTGATTATTTTAATACAGGTGAAGATGGTTTAATTCTATCTAATCTTACTTATATGGACAGTTATTTTCAGTTACCGGTAATCGACTTGTCTGATGCTCCCGGTGTTATACTTTCTTTTAATCAGTTTTGTCGTGTTTGTTGCATGGGTTCATCTACAATATCCATTTTTGTATGTGTTGATTATAATCCTGAACATCCCGAAGAAATGCACTGGGCTGAATTTGATAGTCACGAATTTTTTAGTCCACCAATTTGTTGTTATACATTTGAAGAAGACAGGCATAGGGAAATTAATATTTCAGATATTGCTGCAGGACAAAGCGAAGTTGTAATACGCTGGCATAAAAAAGATTTTTCTCATTATTTCTGGATAGTTGATGATATAAAATTATTTGAACCTGCAGCAAACGATATTGTTCTTGATTTTTCTTGGTTCGATTATATGTACGAACCTGAAGGAAATGACCCTAAAAAAGATTGGAATGGTGGTTATACTATGATACCGGCAGGACAGGAAGGAGAATTCGTTTCGTTCAGAGCTGCAGTTGCAAATTTTGGTCTTGCCGACCAGACAAATGTTGTGTTGAATGCAAAGATTTATAAAGATGATGTTTTGATTGAAACTATAACAAGCTCACCAAAAAACATTAATGTTGAACAAAAAGATACTCTAATTATAAATGCTTCATGGACACCTCAGGGATTAGGACATTACCAGGTTTCAACTACTGTTACTATGGATATTGCTGACCAGATACCTTCAAATAACGAGTATGAATATGAATTCCAGATTACCAATACAACATTTTCCCGTTCTTATGATTTGAATGAGTATGGTTCTACCAGTTCGACTAATGATTGGGTTGGTGGTGGAGCTGAAGGTGATGCTCTTGCAATATTATATGATGTTCCAAATGATGCCGAAGTAACTTCAATATCACTTCATATTGCATCAAATAAACAAAATACTGAATACATTCAAGCAGGTGATTTTGGAATGGTTGCAAGATTATACACTTTTGATGAAACAACTGGTGAACCAACTACTTCGCCCATTATTTCTTCAGCATATTATACTTTACAAATAGATGATACAAGTTCGTGGGTAATATTAGATTTTCTTGAAGATGGTGTAAATCAGCATATTAACGCAGGTAGATATCTTGCTACAGTTGAATTTTATAAAGGAGATGGACATCCTGATGACCGTTTCCGTGTATCAGAAGATATTTCTATACCGCAACCAGATTACAATATGTGGATAATACAAGCTGACGGCTGGGGTTGGGTAACAGGAAATGCATGTATCAGATTAAATGTTGTACCACCCGGCACAGTAATTTATAATGTTACTTTCAATGTTGATATGAATTATGTAACTAACTTTACTCCCGGTACTGATGTAATTTATATCACAGGGAGTATGGTGGACTGGGCAGAGCCAGGCAGTAACGATGATTATATTATGTTCGATACTGATGAAGATGGTATATATACTATTACACTAACAATGGAATCTGGCGTTTATGAATATAAATATTTCATGAATGCAGGATGGAATGGGGGAGAATGGCAAGGTGATCCTAACAGACAATTTACTGTTAGTGCAGATATGATTCTAAATGATATAGGAAGTTGGAACAAAATAGATGAATTAAACATAAGTAATTTATCAATGTATCCAAATCCTGTTAATGATGTGCTTAATATTAGCAACATATTCAATGTTGATAGGATTGTTGTATCTAACATTCTTGGACAGAAAGTAAAAACATTTAATAATGTTAGTGCCGATATTGAAATAAATACTTCTGAACTTGAAAAAGGAGTTTATATTATTACATTTATTGATAAATATAACAATACAAGTGCTAAAAGATTTATTAAAGAATAA
- a CDS encoding carbohydrate binding family 9 domain-containing protein: MTFAKNQEKKTYTTKKIETNPPLIDGKIDDKCWENVDWGDDFIQREPYEGKAPSQETKFKILYDDKYMYIAFRCYDTEPDSIVRRISRRDGFEGDFVEVNIDSYNDKRTAFSFTLTAASVKGDEMVTNNGNNWDQSWDPIWYGKSAVDNEGWTAEMKIPLSQLRYSDNETQIWGLQLTRRLFRKDERSNWQFIPRDAPGWVHLFGELQGITNIKSQKQIELLPYVVGKAERYKKEKGNPFATGKDMGSSAGLDGKIGITSNLTLDFTFNPDFGQVEADPSEVNLSAYETFFREKRPFFIEGKDIMNFQLTGGDGDFSGDNLFYSRRIGRRQHYYPDVNDGEYIDNPENTKIIAAGKLTGKTKNGYSIGVMESITSNEFAVIDSSDTRRKIKVEPLTNYCLGRVQKDFNEGNTLLGGIFTATNRNISSDELKFIHKDAYSGGIDFSHHWKDRTYYFNFKTLFSHVAGDKEAILNTQESSARYFQRPDASHVSLDSNRTSLSGHGGNISIGKSGNGHFSYGIFVTWRSPELELNDIGYLRRSDQILEAAWIGYRIWEPFSIFRSFRVNSNQWRGWDFSGKNTFDGGNINFHVQFKNYWYFSSGTNRQGRSISNYSLRGGPSMKNLGGWSNWFNINSDSRKKISLSFGGWNQVGDKSSEKNHNFWGGITARPADAIRISLYPSYSYNKSELQYVETVDFNSEKRYIFAALEQKTLSMSLRVNYSITPDLSVQFWGQPFISTGKYFNYKKITNPDADEFSDRYYIFSKDNGEIIFDSNESIWNVFEDPSNQANSYSFDNPEYKFIQFRSNFVVRWEYIPGSTLYIVWSQGRTDCPDYQKFALTNDMNNLIDIRPHNIFLIKFSYLFNL; encoded by the coding sequence ATGACATTTGCTAAAAATCAGGAAAAAAAAACATATACAACAAAAAAGATAGAGACAAACCCTCCGTTAATTGATGGAAAAATAGATGATAAATGCTGGGAAAATGTTGATTGGGGAGATGATTTTATTCAGCGGGAACCTTATGAAGGAAAAGCCCCTTCACAAGAAACAAAATTTAAAATTCTATATGATGATAAATATATGTATATAGCATTCAGATGTTATGATACTGAGCCCGATTCTATAGTTAGAAGAATATCACGAAGAGATGGATTTGAAGGAGATTTTGTTGAGGTTAATATTGACAGTTATAATGATAAAAGAACGGCTTTTTCTTTCACTCTTACTGCAGCCAGTGTAAAAGGAGATGAAATGGTAACTAATAATGGTAATAACTGGGATCAAAGTTGGGACCCTATTTGGTATGGAAAATCGGCTGTTGATAATGAAGGATGGACTGCTGAAATGAAAATTCCTTTAAGCCAGTTACGATATAGCGATAATGAAACACAAATATGGGGCTTACAACTTACAAGAAGATTATTCAGAAAAGATGAAAGATCAAATTGGCAGTTTATTCCACGTGATGCCCCGGGATGGGTACATCTTTTTGGTGAATTACAGGGTATAACTAATATTAAATCACAAAAACAAATAGAATTATTACCTTATGTAGTAGGGAAGGCAGAAAGATATAAAAAAGAAAAAGGCAATCCTTTTGCAACAGGAAAAGATATGGGTTCATCTGCTGGTTTGGATGGGAAAATTGGTATAACAAGCAATTTAACACTTGATTTTACTTTTAATCCTGATTTCGGACAAGTTGAAGCTGACCCGTCAGAGGTAAATTTATCGGCTTATGAAACATTTTTTCGGGAAAAAAGACCATTCTTTATTGAAGGTAAAGATATAATGAATTTTCAGTTAACAGGTGGGGACGGAGATTTTTCCGGTGATAATTTGTTTTATTCAAGGCGTATCGGAAGAAGGCAACATTATTATCCTGATGTTAATGACGGTGAATATATTGACAATCCCGAAAACACAAAAATAATTGCCGCAGGAAAATTAACAGGTAAAACAAAAAACGGATATTCTATCGGAGTTATGGAAAGTATTACTTCAAACGAATTTGCTGTAATTGATTCTTCTGATACAAGACGAAAAATAAAAGTTGAACCTTTAACAAATTATTGCCTTGGGCGAGTTCAAAAAGATTTTAATGAAGGTAATACACTTCTTGGGGGAATATTTACTGCTACAAACAGGAATATATCTTCAGATGAATTAAAGTTTATACACAAAGATGCATATTCGGGAGGAATTGACTTTTCACATCACTGGAAAGACAGAACTTATTATTTTAACTTCAAGACTCTATTTAGTCATGTAGCAGGCGATAAAGAAGCTATTCTCAACACACAGGAATCATCTGCACGATATTTTCAAAGACCTGATGCAAGCCATGTTTCTCTTGATTCAAACCGTACTTCACTTTCCGGACATGGAGGGAATATTAGTATCGGAAAAAGCGGTAATGGACATTTTAGTTATGGAATTTTTGTTACATGGAGGTCCCCTGAACTTGAATTAAATGATATTGGGTATCTTAGACGTTCCGACCAGATTTTGGAAGCTGCATGGATAGGTTACCGTATATGGGAACCATTCAGTATTTTCAGAAGTTTTAGAGTAAATTCAAATCAATGGCGAGGTTGGGATTTTAGTGGTAAAAACACTTTTGATGGAGGGAATATTAACTTTCATGTACAGTTTAAAAATTACTGGTATTTTAGCTCAGGCACAAACAGACAGGGAAGATCTATTTCGAATTATTCTTTACGTGGGGGCCCTTCAATGAAAAATCTGGGAGGATGGAGTAATTGGTTCAATATTAATAGTGATAGCAGGAAAAAAATAAGTTTAAGTTTTGGTGGATGGAATCAAGTGGGAGATAAATCTTCCGAGAAAAATCACAATTTTTGGGGAGGAATAACAGCAAGACCTGCTGATGCAATAAGAATATCTTTATATCCTTCGTATAGTTATAATAAATCTGAACTTCAATATGTTGAAACGGTTGATTTTAATAGTGAAAAGCGATATATATTTGCTGCTTTAGAACAAAAAACCCTTAGTATGTCTTTAAGGGTTAATTATAGTATAACTCCTGACCTGTCTGTTCAATTCTGGGGACAGCCTTTTATTTCTACAGGTAAATATTTTAATTATAAAAAAATAACAAATCCTGATGCAGATGAATTTTCTGACAGGTACTATATATTTTCTAAAGATAATGGTGAAATAATATTTGATTCTAATGAAAGTATATGGAATGTTTTTGAAGATCCTTCTAATCAGGCAAATTCTTATAGTTTTGATAATCCGGAATATAAGTTTATACAATTCAGGTCAAATTTTGTTGTGAGATGGGAATATATTCCGGGTTCAACCTTATACATTGTCTGGTCGCAAGGCAGAACAGATTGTCCTGATTATCAGAAGTTCGCCCTTACCAATGATATGAATAATTTAATTGATATCAGACCACATAACATTTTCCTTATAAAATTTTCATACCTTTTTAATTTGTAG